Proteins encoded within one genomic window of Geotalea daltonii FRC-32:
- the ispF gene encoding 2-C-methyl-D-erythritol 2,4-cyclodiphosphate synthase, whose translation MRIGHGYDVHKLVSGRKLILGGVDIPYERGLLGHSDADVLLHAISDAILGAIGEGDIGKHFPDTDPAYKGADSIKLLMHVMGLARDRGYAIGNVDATIVAQRPKLAAHIPLMGENIAKALETEASRINVKATTTEELGFCGRGEGIAAYAVALLQRRHELSPETREVLETR comes from the coding sequence ATGAGAATAGGTCATGGATATGATGTGCACAAACTGGTCAGCGGCAGGAAACTGATCCTCGGCGGAGTAGATATCCCCTACGAAAGAGGGCTGCTCGGCCATTCGGATGCAGATGTGCTCCTTCACGCCATTTCCGACGCCATATTAGGCGCCATCGGCGAAGGTGATATCGGCAAACATTTCCCCGACACCGACCCTGCCTACAAGGGGGCCGACAGCATCAAGCTGCTGATGCATGTCATGGGGCTGGCCCGCGACCGCGGGTATGCCATCGGCAACGTGGATGCGACTATCGTCGCCCAGAGGCCGAAACTGGCAGCCCACATTCCCCTGATGGGGGAGAATATCGCCAAAGCCCTGGAGACGGAAGCAAGCAGGATCAATGTCAAGGCGACCACCACCGAAGAACTTGGCTTTTGCGGCCGGGGCGAAGGAATAGCCGCCTATGCAGTGGCTCTGCTGCAGCGCAGGCACGAGCTTTCACCCGAAACGAGAGAGGTCCTGGAAACGAGGTAA
- the ispD gene encoding 2-C-methyl-D-erythritol 4-phosphate cytidylyltransferase — protein sequence MRAVALIPAAGMGKRMGAGMNKQYLLLDGRPILAHTLAVFQEASFVDDIYVVIPEAEIAFCREQVVGKYGFAKVRDVIAGGSERQHSVLNGIRALNGYREDDVVIIHDGVRPFIPTKILKHSIEVASQWDGALVAVPAKDTIKTVEAGVVTGTPPRENIWLAQTPQSFRHGIISAAHEIAAAEGFLGTDDASLVERMGRQVHVVMGDYRNIKITTPEDMLLAETFLKK from the coding sequence ATGAGAGCCGTTGCACTAATCCCTGCTGCCGGCATGGGGAAACGCATGGGAGCAGGCATGAACAAGCAGTACCTGCTCCTGGACGGCAGGCCCATTCTGGCCCACACCCTTGCAGTCTTCCAGGAGGCATCCTTTGTTGACGACATTTATGTGGTCATCCCCGAAGCGGAGATCGCCTTCTGTCGTGAGCAGGTGGTGGGAAAATACGGCTTCGCCAAGGTTCGCGATGTCATCGCCGGCGGCAGTGAACGGCAGCATTCGGTACTCAACGGAATCAGGGCGCTGAACGGGTACAGGGAAGACGATGTGGTCATCATCCATGACGGAGTCAGGCCCTTCATTCCAACGAAGATATTGAAACATTCCATTGAGGTTGCAAGCCAATGGGACGGCGCCCTGGTGGCCGTACCGGCCAAGGATACCATAAAGACCGTCGAAGCCGGCGTGGTGACCGGCACCCCACCCAGGGAAAACATCTGGCTTGCCCAAACACCCCAGTCCTTCAGGCACGGCATCATCAGCGCCGCCCATGAAATTGCTGCCGCCGAAGGCTTCCTGGGAACCGACGATGCCTCGCTGGTGGAACGCATGGGCAGACAGGTGCATGTGGTCATGGGGGACTACCGGAACATAAAGATTACGACGCCGGAAGATATGCTGCTGGCGGAGACTTTTTTGAAGAAATAA
- the selA gene encoding L-seryl-tRNA(Sec) selenium transferase, whose amino-acid sequence MNLLKQIPKVDKVLSWEGVQTLLETHPRPVVMKAVRNVLEVLRAIVLREEGDAGLFTDEAIMKRVNRELDEINSLNLKRLVNGTGVVIHTNLGRSPLPESVRQTLNEIAFGYSNLEFDLATGERGSRYSHVEEILCELTGAEAALVVNNNAAAVLLALSSLAAGREVIVSRGELVEIGGSFRIPDVMRQSGAILREVGATNRTHLQDYSAAVATETGLLLKVHCSNFAVVGFTAEVSAEQLVELGRQHSLPVMADVGSGNLVELSRRLGCNEPTVQEFVSAGVDVITFSGDKLLGGPQAGIIVGRRELLATMKKHPLLRAVRIDKLTLAALEGTLQLYRDERRALQEIPTLRMLALSKEELAETAKRLAARLQKVVPPVVTLALVEGFSQVGGGALPLLQLPTTLISVSVGDKSAQEIEKVMRLSPVPVIGRIFKGAFLLDPRTINEEDISALTAALQGIVP is encoded by the coding sequence TTGAACCTTTTGAAGCAGATTCCCAAGGTGGACAAAGTACTGAGCTGGGAGGGCGTCCAGACACTATTGGAAACCCATCCCCGCCCGGTGGTGATGAAGGCTGTGCGTAATGTACTTGAAGTACTCCGTGCCATTGTGCTCCGTGAAGAAGGGGACGCGGGCCTGTTCACCGACGAGGCGATCATGAAGAGGGTGAACCGGGAGCTTGATGAGATCAACTCTTTGAACCTCAAGCGGCTGGTCAACGGCACCGGCGTTGTCATCCATACCAACCTGGGACGGTCGCCCCTGCCAGAAAGCGTGCGCCAGACCCTGAATGAAATAGCCTTCGGCTACTCAAACCTGGAATTCGACCTGGCAACGGGAGAACGAGGCAGTCGCTATTCCCACGTGGAAGAAATCCTCTGCGAGCTTACCGGTGCAGAGGCTGCACTGGTGGTCAACAACAACGCCGCCGCGGTACTGCTCGCTCTCAGTTCCCTCGCCGCCGGCAGAGAAGTCATCGTCTCGCGTGGAGAACTGGTAGAGATCGGCGGCTCGTTCCGCATTCCCGACGTCATGCGCCAGAGTGGCGCCATATTGAGAGAGGTCGGGGCCACCAACCGTACCCACCTCCAAGACTACAGTGCTGCTGTAGCTACGGAAACAGGCCTGCTGCTCAAGGTCCACTGCAGCAATTTCGCCGTGGTCGGCTTTACCGCCGAAGTATCGGCCGAACAGTTGGTAGAGCTGGGCAGGCAGCATTCCCTGCCGGTAATGGCGGATGTGGGAAGCGGCAACCTGGTGGAGCTCTCCAGGAGGCTTGGCTGCAATGAGCCGACGGTGCAGGAATTCGTCAGCGCCGGGGTGGATGTCATCACCTTCAGCGGCGACAAACTCCTGGGCGGCCCCCAGGCAGGCATCATCGTCGGTCGCAGGGAACTGCTGGCAACCATGAAAAAGCATCCGCTGCTGCGGGCTGTAAGGATAGACAAGCTTACCCTGGCCGCTCTGGAAGGAACCCTGCAGCTGTACCGCGACGAGCGACGGGCGCTGCAGGAAATTCCCACCCTGCGCATGCTCGCCCTTTCCAAAGAAGAGCTTGCCGAGACAGCAAAACGGCTTGCGGCACGCTTGCAGAAGGTTGTACCCCCCGTTGTGACCCTCGCCCTCGTTGAAGGCTTCTCCCAGGTCGGAGGAGGCGCCCTTCCCCTCCTTCAACTTCCCACCACGCTGATATCGGTCAGCGTCGGCGACAAGTCGGCCCAGGAAATCGAAAAGGTCATGAGGCTCTCTCCGGTGCCGGTCATCGGCAGAATTTTCAAAGGGGCCTTTCTCCTTGACCCACGCACCATTAACGAAGAAGATATATCGGCCCTGACCGCTGCCCTGCAAGGCATTGTCCCCTGA
- a CDS encoding GntR family transcriptional regulator — MKRNIEKHLTLRERILETIRDAIMSGSLKPGEKVAEPELAERFGISRTPIREAFRQLESEGYLSVIPRKGAVVAAFSPRDVEEFYAIKSILEGYAARKACDNLTAKELDKLAAINQKLHQLAEAGDIKNFFKVHNDFHDLFIKAANNDKLYEMVNGLVKKFQRLRIASLSKKGRMQVSVEEHEKIIEAFRNKNANLAEKLVQKNAEYGGIVLIKSGPDGTPMKKAEQTAAKHLDL; from the coding sequence ATGAAAAGAAACATTGAAAAGCATCTGACCCTCAGGGAAAGAATCCTTGAAACGATCCGTGATGCCATCATGAGCGGGTCCCTGAAGCCGGGAGAAAAGGTGGCCGAACCTGAATTGGCCGAACGCTTCGGCATCAGCAGGACCCCCATCCGGGAAGCCTTCCGCCAGCTGGAATCGGAAGGGTATCTTTCGGTAATTCCCCGCAAGGGCGCAGTGGTTGCAGCCTTTTCCCCGCGGGACGTGGAAGAGTTCTACGCCATCAAGAGCATCCTCGAAGGCTATGCTGCACGCAAGGCCTGCGACAACCTGACGGCAAAGGAGCTGGACAAGCTTGCTGCCATTAACCAGAAACTGCATCAATTGGCCGAAGCCGGCGACATCAAAAATTTTTTCAAGGTGCACAACGATTTTCACGATCTGTTTATCAAGGCAGCAAATAACGATAAGCTCTATGAGATGGTAAACGGTCTGGTGAAAAAGTTCCAAAGGTTGAGGATAGCTTCCTTGAGCAAGAAGGGACGGATGCAGGTCTCCGTGGAAGAGCATGAGAAAATCATCGAGGCCTTTCGTAACAAAAATGCCAATCTTGCGGAAAAGCTGGTTCAGAAAAACGCCGAATATGGGGGCATCGTCCTGATAAAAAGCGGGCCTGACGGTACACCAATGAAGAAGGCAGAGCAGACTGCAGCGAAGCATCTCGACCTTTAA
- a CDS encoding potassium channel family protein, translated as MDPVRHLKISVLVLALLVSIGTAGYSTIEGWRLLDALYMTVITLGTVGFREIHELSDAGKIFTMVLIFFGVSVLGYIVGSLAQIMFEGQLQRIIGRKKVEKKIDALSGHYIICGFGRIGALICKEFAAKPLPFVVVENDPLVVDKLAQDSYLFLRGNATDDETLLKAGIKKAKGLISVVTSDTENVYITLTARGLNPDLYILARSGEEGSEIKLKRAGANKVVSPYLIGGSRMAQAILRPNVMDFIEIATGREHLELQIEEIVIPATSGFIGENLASSGFRRETGVIIVGIKKASGKMVFNPESHTHMEAHDTLIVLGQPTAIFKLEELVNCGKCADDIKRHRKNHE; from the coding sequence ATGGATCCTGTCCGCCACCTGAAAATATCGGTTCTGGTGCTGGCCCTGCTGGTCTCCATAGGTACTGCCGGCTACTCGACCATCGAGGGGTGGCGTCTGCTCGATGCCCTCTACATGACCGTGATCACACTGGGGACGGTCGGCTTCCGGGAAATACACGAGTTGAGCGACGCCGGCAAAATCTTTACCATGGTGTTGATCTTTTTCGGCGTCAGCGTCCTGGGTTACATCGTTGGCAGTCTTGCCCAAATCATGTTCGAGGGGCAGCTGCAGCGCATTATCGGGAGGAAAAAGGTGGAAAAGAAAATAGATGCCTTGAGCGGCCACTATATCATCTGCGGCTTCGGCAGGATCGGCGCCCTGATCTGCAAGGAATTTGCCGCAAAACCTCTCCCCTTTGTCGTGGTGGAAAACGACCCGCTGGTGGTGGATAAACTGGCCCAGGACAGCTACCTGTTTCTCAGGGGGAATGCCACCGATGACGAGACCTTGCTCAAGGCCGGCATCAAGAAGGCCAAGGGTCTGATTTCCGTGGTCACGTCGGACACGGAGAATGTCTACATTACCCTGACCGCCCGCGGCCTCAACCCTGACCTCTACATCCTTGCCCGTTCCGGAGAAGAAGGATCGGAAATAAAGCTGAAGCGGGCCGGCGCCAACAAGGTCGTCTCGCCTTACCTCATCGGCGGCAGCCGTATGGCCCAGGCTATCCTCCGTCCCAACGTCATGGACTTCATCGAGATAGCCACAGGCCGCGAGCATCTGGAACTGCAGATAGAAGAGATCGTCATCCCCGCCACCTCCGGCTTTATCGGGGAGAATCTTGCCAGTTCCGGCTTCCGCCGTGAGACAGGCGTCATCATTGTCGGCATCAAAAAAGCCTCGGGGAAGATGGTCTTCAACCCCGAATCCCATACCCACATGGAGGCCCATGACACCCTCATCGTTCTTGGCCAGCCGACGGCCATCTTCAAGCTGGAGGAACTGGTGAACTGCGGCAAGTGTGCCGACGACATAAAGAGGCATAGGAAAAACCATGAATAA
- a CDS encoding sugar phosphate isomerase/epimerase family protein, which yields MNKKVFAHVPYPHLGRNLDYLIANRINPEIFFSADSLDEVIPERMQAEAAALAGNGLVCTIHAPFMDLNPGSVVRQIREVTRCSFNDVLDSAEIFKPQIMVFHPGYDRWRYGEKKEEWLRHSIDTWQGVLERAEGIGCTIAVENIFEEEPSTLVALLEAINSPRLRHCFDVGHWNLFKTVGMEEWFAALGSYIAETHIHDNHGFRDDHAPLGEGGIDFKLFFSLMERYAPEAALTIEAHSLEKLERALTNLQQFLP from the coding sequence ATGAATAAAAAAGTATTCGCCCATGTACCATACCCGCACCTTGGCCGCAACCTGGACTACCTCATTGCCAACCGGATCAATCCGGAGATTTTCTTTTCCGCCGACAGCCTCGATGAAGTGATCCCGGAAAGAATGCAGGCCGAGGCCGCTGCCCTTGCCGGCAACGGATTGGTCTGCACCATCCACGCTCCCTTTATGGACCTGAACCCTGGTTCGGTGGTGCGGCAGATCCGTGAGGTGACCAGGTGCAGCTTTAATGATGTGCTTGATTCAGCAGAGATATTCAAGCCGCAGATCATGGTATTTCATCCCGGATATGACCGTTGGCGCTACGGAGAAAAGAAGGAGGAGTGGCTCAGGCACAGCATCGACACCTGGCAGGGAGTGCTGGAACGTGCCGAAGGGATCGGCTGTACCATCGCCGTGGAAAACATCTTCGAGGAGGAGCCTTCCACGCTTGTGGCGCTGCTGGAGGCAATAAACTCCCCGCGCTTGCGCCACTGCTTCGATGTGGGGCACTGGAATCTGTTCAAGACGGTTGGGATGGAAGAATGGTTCGCCGCCCTTGGCTCTTATATCGCCGAAACCCACATCCACGACAACCATGGATTCAGGGACGATCATGCGCCTCTGGGCGAAGGGGGAATCGATTTCAAGCTCTTTTTCAGCCTGATGGAACGGTACGCGCCGGAGGCCGCGCTGACCATCGAGGCCCATAGCCTGGAGAAGCTGGAGAGGGCACTGACGAACCTGCAACAGTTCCTGCCCTGA
- a CDS encoding arylesterase, with protein MRFLPCILMIFLIAGCSGAEPLPKLPADGVILAFGDSITYGTGAASGESYPAMLEQLTGRKVVNGGVPGEVTAEGVQRLPGLLEQVKPAMVIICEGGNDMLRHASHGEIAANLRAMVRIVKGKGASAVLVSVPALDLSFAPPPFYAEIAEEVGIPCDEKTLTRILTKRSLKSDPIHPNAAGYRKLAEGLAKLLHKRGAI; from the coding sequence ATGCGCTTTTTGCCGTGCATACTGATGATTTTCCTCATTGCCGGTTGTTCAGGGGCAGAGCCGTTGCCCAAACTGCCGGCCGATGGGGTGATTCTTGCCTTCGGCGACAGCATCACCTACGGCACCGGTGCGGCCAGCGGAGAGAGCTATCCGGCGATGCTGGAGCAATTGACGGGGAGAAAGGTGGTCAACGGGGGTGTGCCGGGGGAAGTGACGGCGGAGGGGGTGCAGAGGCTGCCGGGTCTTTTAGAGCAGGTGAAGCCCGCAATGGTGATCATCTGTGAAGGGGGCAACGACATGCTTCGCCACGCATCCCATGGAGAAATAGCCGCCAACCTGCGGGCCATGGTACGAATAGTAAAGGGAAAGGGGGCATCGGCGGTGCTGGTGAGCGTTCCGGCGCTGGACCTCTCCTTTGCCCCGCCCCCGTTTTATGCCGAAATCGCCGAAGAAGTGGGCATTCCCTGCGACGAGAAGACGCTGACCCGCATCCTGACCAAGAGATCGCTGAAATCGGATCCGATACACCCAAACGCCGCCGGTTACCGCAAGCTGGCGGAAGGGCTGGCAAAACTGCTCCATAAAAGGGGCGCTATCTGA
- a CDS encoding methyltransferase, whose protein sequence is MENKIWNPADLLQLSGGYWSACALHASVKLDVFTQLGEGSMAAEELAGRINSDARGLAMLLNSLVALELLEKEHDSYRATPFAREFLSKSSSQYLGHIILHHHHLMESWAHLDQAVRSGGPVRQRVSHEAGEEERESFEMGMFNLAMQLAPKIVPAIDLSGRKRLLDMGGGPGTYAIHFCLHNPELTAVIYDLPSTRPFAERTISQFGLSDRIAFESGDFIKEGIKGTFDVAWLSHILHGEGPEGCAILLEKAISALEPGGMILIQEFILNDAKDGPIFPALFSMNMLLGTPHGQAYGENEIVTMLKAAGARDIRRLPVDLPNGSGIIAGIAGKN, encoded by the coding sequence ATGGAAAACAAAATCTGGAATCCGGCCGACCTGCTGCAACTTTCCGGTGGCTACTGGAGCGCCTGTGCCCTCCATGCCTCGGTGAAGCTCGATGTTTTCACCCAACTGGGGGAAGGGTCAATGGCAGCCGAAGAGCTGGCTGGGCGTATAAACAGCGATGCAAGGGGACTGGCCATGCTGCTCAACTCTCTGGTGGCCCTGGAGCTGCTGGAAAAGGAGCATGATTCCTACCGCGCCACACCCTTTGCCCGTGAGTTCCTCAGCAAAAGTTCTTCCCAATATCTGGGACACATTATCCTCCACCATCACCACCTCATGGAAAGCTGGGCGCATCTGGACCAGGCGGTAAGGAGTGGCGGACCGGTCAGGCAGCGGGTTTCCCACGAGGCGGGGGAAGAGGAGCGGGAAAGCTTCGAAATGGGGATGTTCAACCTGGCCATGCAACTGGCGCCGAAGATTGTTCCTGCCATCGACCTTTCGGGGCGGAAGCGACTCCTGGATATGGGGGGTGGTCCGGGAACCTATGCCATCCATTTCTGCCTCCACAACCCCGAGCTTACCGCCGTGATCTACGACCTTCCCTCCACCCGCCCCTTCGCTGAACGGACCATTTCACAGTTCGGTCTTTCCGACCGCATCGCCTTCGAATCTGGAGATTTCATCAAGGAAGGGATCAAGGGAACCTTCGATGTGGCCTGGTTGTCGCACATTCTCCATGGGGAAGGGCCTGAAGGCTGCGCAATCCTTCTGGAAAAGGCCATATCGGCACTGGAGCCGGGCGGTATGATCCTCATCCAGGAGTTCATCCTTAACGACGCCAAGGACGGACCTATCTTCCCTGCCCTGTTCTCCATGAACATGCTCTTGGGTACTCCCCACGGGCAGGCTTATGGGGAAAACGAGATCGTGACAATGCTGAAAGCTGCCGGTGCCCGAGACATCAGACGCCTGCCTGTGGATCTTCCCAATGGGTCAGGGATCATCGCCGGTATTGCGGGAAAAAACTAG
- a CDS encoding NUDIX hydrolase yields the protein MPHRPAEAEHIRHCPRCAATSLSWHSTKNFRCNACGFTLFLNVAAAVGVIIECRGKILFGVRRNDPGKGMLDLPGGFVDPEETAEECAVREVLEETGIRIPGGSYFMSLPNSYLFRQITYSTLDLVLTVRLDEFPAMQAADDLAELLWVDRDEVDPEKIAFPSLREAVLRYMASMPPVLQAVPSP from the coding sequence ATGCCCCATCGCCCCGCCGAAGCTGAACATATCCGCCACTGTCCCCGCTGTGCTGCCACCAGCCTCTCCTGGCACAGCACCAAGAACTTCCGCTGCAACGCCTGTGGCTTTACCCTTTTTCTCAATGTGGCAGCGGCGGTAGGTGTGATTATCGAGTGCCGGGGCAAGATCCTCTTCGGCGTCCGCAGGAACGATCCGGGCAAGGGGATGCTCGACCTACCCGGCGGCTTCGTCGATCCTGAAGAGACCGCCGAGGAGTGCGCCGTGCGGGAGGTGCTGGAGGAAACGGGCATCCGGATCCCCGGCGGAAGCTACTTCATGTCGTTGCCGAACAGCTACCTGTTCCGGCAGATCACCTACAGCACGCTGGATCTTGTCCTGACGGTGCGCCTGGATGAGTTCCCAGCCATGCAGGCAGCCGACGACCTGGCCGAGCTGCTCTGGGTCGACCGGGATGAGGTCGATCCGGAGAAAATAGCCTTCCCGTCCCTGCGGGAGGCGGTACTGCGTTACATGGCATCTATGCCGCCAGTTCTGCAGGCGGTTCCCTCTCCCTGA
- a CDS encoding ABC transporter ATP-binding protein, with product MNETIITAEKATKSYVTGSVTTHALRGVDLSIEKGSFTCIIGPSGHGKSTLMHLIGGLDRPNSGTITVAGRELSRLDNSSLARLRGEKIGFVFQFFNLLPGLTARENVETAMMLSGVPEKEQAPRALDMLSQVGLADKADARPNQLSGGQQQRVAIARALANNPEILLMDEPTGNLDSAAEAEVLEILFKLHRQGKTIIIVTHNSDIAARAQHIIRVKDGRIAP from the coding sequence ATGAATGAGACGATTATTACCGCTGAAAAAGCGACAAAAAGCTACGTTACCGGCAGCGTCACCACCCATGCCTTGCGCGGGGTCGATCTCAGCATCGAGAAAGGTTCCTTTACCTGCATCATCGGCCCTTCCGGCCACGGCAAAAGTACTCTCATGCACCTGATCGGCGGTCTGGACCGCCCGAACAGCGGTACTATCACCGTGGCCGGCAGAGAGCTGAGCAGGCTCGACAACAGCAGCCTGGCCAGGCTGAGGGGTGAGAAGATCGGCTTCGTTTTCCAGTTTTTCAACCTGCTGCCGGGACTGACGGCCCGGGAAAACGTGGAAACGGCCATGATGCTCTCCGGGGTCCCGGAAAAAGAACAGGCCCCCCGTGCACTTGACATGTTGTCGCAGGTCGGTCTTGCAGACAAGGCCGATGCCAGGCCGAATCAGCTCTCCGGCGGCCAGCAGCAGAGGGTGGCCATCGCCCGGGCTCTGGCTAATAATCCGGAGATCCTTTTGATGGACGAGCCGACCGGCAATCTGGACTCGGCAGCTGAGGCCGAGGTGCTGGAGATACTGTTCAAGCTTCACCGACAGGGGAAGACCATCATCATCGTCACCCACAACAGCGACATTGCCGCCAGAGCCCAGCATATCATCAGGGTAAAGGATGGTCGGATAGCTCCATAA
- a CDS encoding ABC transporter permease produces the protein MTLSKLVVKNITRRRGRFVFTLLGITIGISSFVTFLSMGGSLKSEIYRETAALGANLIVIPKGSCGYEQLSVLVGDEMPTNITGDEVKKISAIKGLTAVPFLSQKTAINNKPVAVSGIEPSITLIFKGWQLARGSYFSSLDEPTAVVGAEAAKQFQLQPGSLVRIRGEQLAVKGVLKETGGRDDFTLFLPMATAQRLYKSIERVSYVAVRVDDLAKTDAYMEKIKESVSLGVVSDKQMLKSVLSIVGTVNITLQLIAAVSVLAAAFGIINTMLTATYERKREIGILQALGATRGKIFAMFMLESGFYGLMGGVVGVGVGLLVSILATPYISQNAFTSLVKGSGTGTMIDAGVIAVSILFSVAVAVVAGVYPAWRAARLTPVEAISYE, from the coding sequence ATGACTCTCTCCAAACTGGTCGTGAAAAATATCACCCGACGCCGGGGGAGGTTTGTCTTCACCCTCCTCGGCATCACCATCGGCATTTCTTCCTTCGTCACTTTTCTCTCCATGGGAGGCAGCCTGAAGAGCGAGATTTACCGGGAAACGGCAGCCCTTGGCGCCAACCTCATCGTCATTCCCAAAGGCTCCTGCGGCTATGAGCAACTTTCGGTTCTGGTCGGTGATGAGATGCCGACAAATATAACCGGCGACGAGGTAAAAAAGATCAGCGCCATCAAGGGGCTGACCGCTGTACCGTTTCTCTCCCAGAAAACGGCCATCAACAATAAACCAGTGGCGGTGAGCGGCATCGAACCATCCATAACCCTGATTTTCAAAGGGTGGCAATTGGCGAGAGGCAGCTACTTCTCCTCATTGGACGAGCCAACAGCGGTTGTCGGCGCCGAAGCGGCAAAACAATTCCAGCTGCAGCCGGGTTCCCTGGTCAGGATCAGGGGCGAGCAGCTGGCAGTCAAAGGGGTACTGAAGGAGACCGGCGGCAGGGACGACTTCACCCTGTTCCTGCCCATGGCCACCGCACAACGGCTCTACAAGTCCATCGAGCGCGTTTCCTACGTGGCGGTCAGGGTCGATGACCTGGCAAAAACCGATGCCTATATGGAAAAGATCAAGGAGTCTGTCAGTCTGGGGGTGGTTTCCGACAAGCAAATGCTGAAATCGGTGCTCTCTATCGTCGGCACGGTCAACATCACCCTGCAGCTCATTGCCGCCGTCTCCGTTCTTGCCGCCGCCTTCGGCATCATCAATACCATGCTCACGGCAACCTATGAACGCAAGAGGGAGATAGGCATTCTGCAGGCGCTGGGGGCCACACGGGGAAAGATCTTTGCCATGTTCATGCTTGAATCAGGGTTCTATGGACTGATGGGTGGGGTGGTCGGGGTGGGGGTTGGCCTTCTGGTTTCCATCCTCGCCACCCCCTACATCAGCCAGAACGCTTTCACCTCACTGGTCAAAGGGTCTGGTACCGGCACGATGATCGACGCCGGTGTCATTGCAGTTTCCATCCTCTTTTCCGTGGCCGTTGCCGTTGTCGCGGGAGTGTATCCGGCATGGCGTGCAGCGAGGCTTACACCGGTGGAGGCAATCAGCTATGAATGA